ACATATACTGGCATGTAATCCGGtttacagtcccccccccccccagcatgtGGGTGATTACTGAACATGATACACTGTGAGATTACCCAGAGATACAGGAAATAACCACCTGAAATAAGGTCAAGACATGGTAGATAGATTCTGTGCTCTTTGGAGCAGAAACTCTCTACAATGTTTGATTTCAACTGTAACATGTTTCTTTCCATCGAGGGAGTATATTGTGATGTTTATGTCTGTATCACATCCGTTTTCTGAGAAACACACCGCTTCCTGCTTCCTGCCCACACAGAGAGGAAGTTTCCGTGCCACTCTGCAGTGCTGCAGTGCATCATGGTCTCAGTCCTACCTACGCTCAGGTGGAACAGTTATGCATTGCTTTCAGAAAGTGTTCAGTGTtcatttgttgttacagcctgaattcaaaatggattaaatattaaCACATttacccatttacacacaataccgaaaattacaaagggaaaacatgtttttagacatttttacaaatttatTGTGAATGAAATATAGAATTATCTCATTTACATGAATATTTAtacccttgagtcaatacatgttagaattccctttggcagcgattacagctgagagtgtttctgggtaaacctctaagagctttccacacctggattgcacaATATTTGCCCTTTATTATTTGTataattcttcaagctttgtcaatgtaacggcagatttcctcctcttcgtctgaagaggaggtgtagggatcggaccaaaacgcagagtggaaagtgtccatgttttattaagaaataaactgaacactaaacgaaacaaaataacaaatagaaTCTACCCGaagaacagtcccgtgtggcacgaacactgacacgaaatacaaacacccacaaaacacacgtgaaaccccggctgcctaagtatgattctcaatcagggacaacgattgacagctgcctctgattgagaatcataccaggccgaacacacaaaaaccccaacaaaatatcacacatcgacaacccacccaactcacgccctgaccatactaaatcaatacaaaaacaaggaaaacaggtcaggaacgtgacagtcaaaGTTGGTTGTGAATCAttcttgctatagattttcatgccgattgaagtcaaaactgtaactaagccactcaggaacattcactatcttcttggtaagcaactccagttggccttgtgtttaaggttattgtcaaatcaaatcaaatgtatttatatagcccttcttacaccagctgatgtctcaaagtgctgtacagaaacccagcctaaaaccccaaacagcaagcaatgcaggtgtagaagcacggtggctaggaaaaactccctagaaaggccagaacctaggaagaaacctagagaggaaccaggctatgaggggtggccagtcctcttctggctgtgcctggtggagattataacagaacatggccaagatgttcaaatgttcatagatgaccagcatggtcagataataataatcacagtagttgtcgagggtgcagcaagtcagcacctcaggagtaaatgtcagttggcttttcatatgtCAGTGTCATGTCAGTTGgctttgtcctgctgaaaggtgaatttgtctcaaaGTGTCTgtcggaaagcagactgaaccaggttttcctcaaggattttgcctgtgcttagctctattccttttcttttatcctaaaaaactccctagttattgccgatgacaagcatacccataacatgatgcagccaccaccatgcttgaaaatatgaagagtggtactcagtgatgttggatttgcccaaaacaaaacaatttgttttcaggacataaagttaatttctttgccacatttttttcagtttaatttagtaccttgttgcaaacaggatgcatgttttggaatattttgtggcttccttcttttcactctgtcagttaggttttccacaccagtatctctacttgcacatgatcatctgatgatttatcatcagtgttaatctgctaaattgtaattattcgctcttatggcctatttattgcctacctcctcatgtcTTTTGCACAgactgtatatagactcttttttttgttctttttttcccctactatgttattgacttgtttattgtttactccatgtgtaactctgtgttgttgtctgttcacactgctttgctttatcttggccaggtcgcagttgcaaatgagaacttgttctcaactggcctacctggttaaataaaggtgaaataaaaataaaataaaataaaaaaaggttaatattgtagaaaaacaacaatgttgttgatccatcctcagttttctccctaTCACACCGATTATCACACCGATTATCACACCGATTATCACACCGATTATCACACCGATTATCACAGCGATTATCACACCGATTATCACAGCGATTATCACAGCGATTATCACACCGATTATCACAGCGATTATCACACCGATTATCACACCGATTACCACACCGATTATCACACCGATTATCACACCGATTATCACACCGATTATCACACCGATTATCACACCGATTATCACACCGATTATCACTTCTTATCACACCGATTATCActtattctcatttacagcaacaacctgggaaatagttacaggatgagttgactgagaacacattctcatttacagcaacgacctggggaatagttacaggatgagttgactgagaacacattctcatttacagcaacaaacAGGGGAATAGTTACAGGCTCTGGAGAAGATGGTAACGTGTTCCTAACCAATTGTTTCATTGTtggtaacttattttgtacataatgttgctggtaCCGTCTCTTTTGACCAAAAACAAATTCTGTTTTGcctttaatgagtctgacgagCCTGACGTGAAtgacatactgctttcccgggaacaggcccacaTCCCCGtaatttgcgtgaagagaaggcggagaaaaaggggccgaagggcgggctgccttctgagaattcgtagacaatcgaataaaccccccactgccttccattttactagcaaacgtgcaatctttagAAAATTAAatagatgacctacgcggaagattaaactaccaacgggacattcaaaactgtaatatcttatgcttcacggagatatggctgaacgacgacactatcaacatacagctggctggttatacgctgtatcggcagaatagaacagcagcgtctggtaagacaaggggcggtggactatgtatttttgtaaataacagctggtgcacaatatctaaggaagtctcgagctatagctcgcctgaggtagaatatctcatgataagctgtagaccacactatctaccgagagagtttccatcagtatttttcgtagctgtttacataccaccacagactgaggctggcactaaaaccacactcaaccagctgtatataaggCCATTaccaaacaggaaaacgctcatccagaggcggcgctcctagtggccggggactttaatgcagggaaacttaaatctgttttaccaaatttctatcagcatgttaaatgtgcaaccagagggaaaaaaactctggaccacctttactccacacacagagacaggtacaaagctctcccccgccctccatttggcaaatctgataataattatatcctcctgattcctgcttacaagaaaaaactaAATCAGGAAGCACCAATGACTCGGCCtattaaaaagtggtcagatgaagcagatgctaagctacaggactgttttgcacagactggaatatgttccgggattcctccgatggcgttgaggagtacaccacatcagtcattggcttcatcaataaatgcgccgatgacgtcgtcccacagtgaccgtacttagtacataccccaaccagaagccatggattacaggcaacatcctcactgagctaaaAGATTTATATTTATTCAAAACTTTGAGTTGATGTCTGAAATCATGTTGAACATACGATGTTAAGAATAACTTAACGGCTGCTCTGTAAGTTATTATATTTGACTGATACTAGTTGCAAAAGGCATATAATATGATACAAGTGGTTGAGCAACGAAACAACAGCAAGGTGACAGGAAGTTCGATGCTCTCTCCATCACgtagaggagtgggggggggtgtTAGCGGTTGAGGTGAAACTGAGCCCAGGAGGCCTGCAGCTCtgtgggggtggaggtggagagagagagaaacagccaaTGAGAGgatgtggtgagagagagagaaacagccacTGAGAGGATGTGGTGAGAGAGACACAACACCCTGAGAGCTGAAACACAGGCAGGATGATGAGAAACAACGAACATGTACCCTTCCATCTCACCACAACCCaaaccctccctctgctctcctcgggTTTCTGCAAACACAACCGTTTGTCACAGAGGGTTTGACGCGGGAGAATGTTCCATTTCTATCTGTGTCACATATGTTGTCACAGTCACATACACAGCTGTTTCTGTTGAATCTGGTGCAAAGAAATGACAAGTAGTGTAGGATATCTTGTTTAGTGGAGTGCCCAATACATATACTGTTTAGTATCTCCCCTGTGTTAACTATGTTCTATGAATGTATACATTATATACAACTCCCTATACTGTTTAGTATCTCCCCTGTGTTAACTATGTTCTATGAATGTATACATTATATACAACTCCCTACACTGTTTAGTATCTCCCCTGTGTTAACTATGTTCTatgaatgtaaatgtacattataTACAACTCCCTATACTGTTTAGTATCTCCCCTGTGTTAACTATGTTCTatgaatgtaaatgtacattataTACAACTCCCTACACTGTTTAGTATCTCCCCTGTGTTAACTATGTTCTatgaatgtaaatgtacattataTACAACTCCCTATACTGTTTAGTATCTCCCCTGTGTTAACTATGTTCTatgaatgtaaatgtacattataTACAACTCCCTACACTGTTTAATATCTCCCCTGTGTTAACTATGTTCTATGAATGTATACATTATATACAACTCCCTACACTGTTCTGAAAGGAGTTTCTAAGACTCCTGTCTCCAGTCCTGTTACTGTGGGTCCCTGGGAATACAGTGTTCCAGCTCTGATGGCTGTTACAGCACCATGCAATCTGTTGATCTGGAAAGTGGAGAAGATCATGGTTCCTGTAATCAACTCACTGTTAATAGCAGCACCACATTTAAACACTCTATTTCAAAAGACCATTGACAGTGCCTGCTGTAACATGTTGTCCCTGTGAGAGTTAATGACTCttaatgatggtgtgtgtgtgtgagtgatggtgtgtgtgtgtgtgtgtgtgtgtgtgtgtgtgtgtgtgtgtgtgtgtgtgtgtgtgtgtgtgtgtgtgtgtgtgtgtgagtgatggtGGGTTTTTGTACATTGCCCTGCCAGATCTGTCATAGTTTGGGCGCTGGCAGCACAGTACCAGacagatcagatagtatcagacagaccagacagcatcagacagTACTAGACAgtactagacagaccagacagtaccagacagaccagacagtaccagacagtaccagacagtaccagacagtaccagacagaccagacagtttcagacagtaccagacagaccagacagaccagacagaccagacagaccagacagtaccagacagactagacagaccagacagtaccagacagactagacagactagacagactagacagaccagacagacagaccagacagtaccAGACAGACCAAACAATACCAGACAATACCAGACAATACcagacagactagacagactagacagactagacagaactagacagaccagacagactagacagaccagacagactagacagaccagacagaccagacgtACCAGACGTACCAGACAGACTAGACGTACCAGACAgtaccagacagaccagacagtaccagacagaccagaagactagacagaccagacagaccagaagactagacagaccagacagaccagacagtaccAGACAGTCCAGACAgtactagacagaccagacagtaccagacagaccagacagtactagacagaccagacagtactagacagaccagacagaccagaagactagacagaccagacagaccagacagtaccAGACAGTCCAGACAgtactagacagaccagacagtactagacagaccagaagactagacagaccagacagaccagacagtaccAGACAGTCCAGACAgtactagacagaccagacagaccagacagaccagacagaccagacagtactagacagaccagacagaccagacagtaccagacagactagacagaccagacagtaccAGACAGTACCAGACAAACCAGACAgtactagacagaccagacagaccagacagtactagACAGACGAGATAGTACcagacagactagacagaccagacagtaccagacagaccagacaggaccagacagactagacagtaccagacagaccagacagtaccAGACAGTctagacagaccagacagtaccagacagactagacagactaaacagaccagacagactaaacatacCAGCCAGACCAGACAGATTAGACAGTATCAGACAGTATCAGACAGTACCAGACAAACCAGACAgtactagacagaccagacagaccagacagtaccagacagacagtaccagacagaccagacagaccagacagactagacagactagacagtaccagacagtaccagacagaccagacagactagacagatgagacagaccagacagtatcagacagtaccagacagtaccagacagaccagacagtaccagacagactagacagactcaacagaccagacagaccagacagtaccagacagtaccagacagaccagacagacagtatcagacagtatcagacagtatcagacagtaccagacagtactagacagaacagacagaccagacagaccagacagtaccagacagacagtaccagacagtaccagacagtaccagacagtactagacagaccagacagactcaacagaccagacagaccagacagtaccagacagactagacagaccagacagactagacagaccagacagtaTAAAAAAATAAGCTTGGAGATGTCAGTGGGTCTGGAGGAGCAGCAGACTGTCTCCAGACCCATTGACTTCTCCAAgcttctttttgttttgttttatagaaCTATGAAATGCTCCAAGGCTAATTTCATTAGCAGTTTGGCATGTTTTTCTAGATTTACAACATAAAACAACATTAATAAACCAAACATTATCCCTTAGGTCTTGCACAGCCGATACTTCCATTGTTCAAGCATATGTTGTAGAACAGTGGAGTTGACAACAATTGACCAAATCTCCGGACGAATCCTTTCAGAATCATAGTTTTGAGTTAAATATTCTTTAAAGTCACAGAGAGCTATTGCAAGAAACTACATAAGATAATTTTTCagttaatatattttttattttaaaaacttTTTCGGAGAGTTTGAAATTGGGATCTTTTTCTCCGAACAAGGGAATTTCCAGACATAGAGTCAACATCGGAAATTAATAACATTCAAAGTACAAAGAAAATTCCCAAGGATTGTCTTGACTTCCAAGATTCTCTGATccaatttcctgctattctacacattttgacacGAGACAAAGAAAAATCTGCAATTTTAACGTTAATTTCCTGTCATTCTAAACATTTATTTCATAACTTATGGCGTGTTAATATGCTATCTGGGCGACCCGAACTCCAGATAGCTCGCGGGCCCCATCGCCCTACGGATGCTGCAGGGGTGTATGCTATTCCAGTACCTATTCCCTGTAGGCCCTGGTCAGAAATACTGGACTGTAAAGGGAACAAATACTTTAAAACCTTCAGGATACCAGTCACCCTTGCGGACTAGTGTTATGTTATCTAATGGAGGGTTAAACTTACACTGGAATAAGAGAATAGTGGGCAACTTCATGACTGGTTCCTGTAAAAATGACTGAAGAAGTGGAAACTACAGGTGTCACCACGTTAAAAAGAATAACATCTGAAAGTCACACTAAAgtgggtgtacacacacacacacacacacacacacacacacacacacacacacacacacacacacacacacacacacacacaaaacagatcCAGTGGTAGTACCAGTCTCAGGTTTAGCCTGACCTCTAGTGGTTATGAGTGGTAGTACATCAGTCTCAGGTTTAGCCTGACCTCTAGTGGTTATGAGTGGTAGTACCAGTCTCAGGTTTAGCCTGACCTCTAGTGGTTATGAGTGGTAGCACCAGTCTCAAGTTTAGCCTGACCTCTAGTGGTTATGAGTGGTAGCACCAGTCTCAGGTATAGCCTGACCTCTAGTGGTTATGAGTGGTAGTATACCAGTGTTACAGATACAAGTGTTCTGTGTGTATCCTGTatgtatttcttttctctccttctcccctactcacaggtgaccatcatcattccccaatcagtcatcaatcagtcgctaatcggaagacacctgctccttttcccttacccaatcacagtccctttcccttggtttaaaacccctgtcagttgttttctcCCCAGCTCAATCTCTCTGTCAATGCCATATGTCTGTAGATTCATTGTGTGGTTTTGCgtctacatgtcactttgtccccacctgtgagtattgtgtttgttatggtgtttgagagtgtgcttgatggtgggaaaagggggtaaccaAGATAAGACGCCCttgggcatacactacccgtaggaaTACTTTGTATAtaaacactagttagaactgggcggaccaccccctgtatttattggttagttagttagtatttgttgaaataggctagtctagtttaggggtgtttttggattATTGTTtcattccttgggtccagctcagccccttttcctgctcCCCCCCCATTACCGTGTGTTTTATAAATAAACATTTAGTGTTTGACGGTAATTAAGTTGTCTGTGTTATTTGTTCTCACTGTTACGTTTTCAATACTataatttgcatgagttatgttacgggtcccattaccatcccccctagactgtcgggccaaagggattcgtaacaacCAGTCTCAGGTTTAGCCTGACCTCTAGTGGTTATGAGTAGTAGCACCAGTCTCAGGTTTAGCCTGAcctctagtggttaagagtggtAGTACACCAGTCTCAGGTTTAGCCTGACCTCTAGTGGTTTTGAGTGGTAGCACCAGTCTCAGGTTTAGCCTGACCTCTAGTGGTTATGAGTGGTACTACACCAGTCTCAGGTTTAGCCTGACCTCTAGTGGTTATGAGTGGTACTACACCAGTCTCAGGTTTAGCCTGACCTCTAGTGGTTATGAGTGGTACTACACCAGTCTCAGGTTTAGCCTGACCTCTAGTGGTTATGAGTGGTAGTACACCAGTCTCAGATTTAGCCTGACCTCTAGTGGTTATGAGTGGTAGTACCAGTCAGGTTTAGCCTGACCTCTAGTGGTTATGAGGGGTACGGACTATTTTCTTTACTGCCAATGCTTCCTATGGAGAATCTTGAGTTCTTCAAGCTGATGACAATTCTGTAGGGACTTGGTGAGAGTCAAGAGGCATTGTTCAAGAGGTTCACGAAAGACTCAGCCCCCCTTTTATGAGTTGATAAAACAGTGATTAAGAGTGGAATTTATCTGGTACAGTAGGAAGACAATTTGTCAGTGGAAGAACAATGGAGTGACTGTTGAATTGATTCAGTTTAAAGAAAAATCTACCTGTAGCTGACTACAAGGAGAGAAGAAACCTGACCTCACAGAtgaatgtgtctgtgtctctgtgtgggagGGGGTCCCTCTTAGctccacagcaaccagtccctcttagctccacagcaaccagtccctcttagctccacagcaaccagtccctcttagctccacagcaaccagtccctcttagtGGTAGAGTGGTTCAACTTGACATAGATCGTATAGTACATTCCCTGAATGAAAGCATGATCTTGATTATACAGCTCTATCTGAACAGGTGCAGCTAAACAAAGATTCAGTCCCTTTGATTCTTCATGAGTCCCTTTGATTCATGATGAGTCCCTTTGATTCTTGATGAGAGTCCCTTTGATTCTTGATGAGAGTCCCTTTGATTCTTGATGAGAGTCCCTTTGATTCTTGATGAGAGTCCCATCGATTTTTACACAGGGAATTATTGAAACATGATGACAGTCCTTTTCCATAGATGCAGAAGACCTAAGGGCTGTTGGAGTCTGTTTGGCGGTTCAGAGTTAAAGGGACAGTTTCCAAGACGCAGGTTAATTAAGACCAGTCCTGGACTGAAAAAGCACCTTCAATGGAGATTATAaattgaaagtgctttttagtccatGCAGCACTGGGTTTTTAATCTGAATGCTGGAAACTGGCTCCAAGTGTTCCAGGTTTTAAACTAGTGCCCCTCCACAGGGCCCCAACCTGGACCCTTCCCCTCCACAGGGCCCCAACCTGGACCCTTCCCCTCCACAGGGCCCCAACCTGGACCCTTCCCTTCCACAGGGCCCCAACCTGGACCCTTCCCCTCCACAGGGCCCCAACCTGGACCCTTCCCCTCCACAGGGCCCCAACCTGGACCCTTCCCCTCCACAGGGCCCCAACCTGGACCCTTCCCCTCCACAGGGCCCCAACCTGGACCCTTCCCCTCCACAGGGCCCCAACCTGGACCCTTCCCCTCCACAGGGCCCCAACCTGGACCCTTCCCCTCCACAGGGCCCCAACCTGGACCCTTCCCCTCCACAGGGCCTCAACCTGGACCCTTCCCCTCCACAGGGCCCCAACCTGGACCCTTCCCCTCCACAGGGCCCCAACCTGGACCCTTCCCCTCCACAGGGCCCCAACCTGGACCCTTCCCCTCTACAGAGCCCCAACCTGGACCCTTCCCCTCCACAGGGCCCCAACCTGGACCCTTCCCCTCTACAGAGCCCCAACCTGGACCCTTCCCCTCCACAGGGCCCCAACCTGGACCCTTCCCCTCCACAGGGCCCCAACCTGGACCCTTCCCCTCCACAGGGCCCCAACCTGGACCCTTCCCCTCCACAGGGCCCCAACCTGGACCCTTCCCCTCCACAGGGCCCCAACCTGGACCCTTCCCCTCCACAGGGCCCCAACCTGGACCCTTCCCCTCCACAGGGCCCCAACCTGGACCCTTCCCCTCCACAGGGCCCCAACCTGGACCCTTCCCCTCCACAGGGCCCCAACCTGGACCCTTCCCCTCCACAGGGCCCCAACCTCAACCCTTCCCCTCCACAGAGCCCAAAAGGGACCCTTCCCCTCCACAGAGCCCAAAATGGACCCTTCCCCTCCACAGAGCCCCAACCTGGCCCCTTCCCCTCTACAGGGCCCCAACCTGGACCCTTCCCCTCCACAGGGCCCCAACCTGGACCCTTCCCCTCCACAGGGCCCCAACCTGGACCCTTCCCCTCCACAGAGCCCCAACCTGGACCCTTCCCCTCCACAGAGCCCCAACCTGGACCCTTCCCCTCCACAGAGCCCCAACCTGGACCATTCCCCTCTACAGAGCCCCAACCTGGACCCTTCCCCTCCACAGAGCCCCAACCTGGCCCCTTCCCCTCCACAGGGCCCCAACCTGGACCCTTCCCCTCTACAGAGCCCCAACCTGGACCATTCCCCTCTACAGAGCCCCAACCTGGACCCTTCCCCTCTACAGAGCCCCAACCTGGACCCTTCCCCTCTACAGAGCCCCAACCTGGACCCTTCCCCTCTACAGAGCCCCAACCTGGACCTATAACTATAATTGTGACAtcgtggatggtcagtccttgcctCCATAGCTCTGTGTGTAAATTTGAACGCATCAGCCCTCAGACGGACAACACAGACACGAACAACAACATGATATAGGGTGGTGATCTGATTCCCTGTCTTTCTAATCACTGAGCTCTAAAAAGCACAGAAACAGCGCCCCCTTCTGGATGACAATTATCCTCCCTGGATGACACACCGTGATCAAAGTGGAACGACTGATGTTCATTGTTTAATAAATGTTTCAAACAGTGAATTCTAGTCATTATTATAAAAAGAAAAGTGAATATAGTGTTATAGTTATATGACTTCTGGTGTTTATGTTCAGTACTCTTTGGTATGGTTCTGTTTCAGTGTGTTTGAAAACTTGCACATACGTGACCTATATTATAAACTGTtagtgaggggggggggtcagactgACCACTGGATCTTTAGTCTCCGTAgatagggtttaaacactgttagtagtgagggggggggggtcagactgGCCACTGGATCTTTAGTCTCCGTAgatagggtttaaacactgttagtagtgagggggggggggggtcagactgGCCACTGGATCTTTAGTCTCCGTAgatagggtttaaacactgttagtagtgaggggggggggggggggggggggggtcagactgGCCACTGGATCTTTAGTCCCCGTAgatagggtttaaacactgttagtagtgggggggggggggggggggggtcagactgGCCACTGGATCTTTAGTCCCCGTAGATAGGGTTTAAAACACTGTTAGTAGTGAGGGGGGGTCAGACTGGCCACTGGATCTTTAGTCTCCGTAgatagggtttaaacactgttagtagtgagggggggggggggtcagactgGCCACTGGACCTTTAGTCTCCGTAGATAGGGTTTAAACACCTTGTGATCTTCATTCTCAAACAGTCGTGAAATAACGCTGCATTTGAATCATCACAAATGAAAGACTTCAGATCGTCCGAGAGAGGCGTAATTAAGAGTGCGTAACCAGGCTATTGGAGTAATTAAGAGTACGTAACTAGGGTTATTGGAGTAATTAAGAGTGCGTAACCAGGCTATTGGAGTAATTAAGAGTGCGTAACCAGGCTATTGGAGTAATTAAGAGTACGTAACCAGGGTATTGGAGTAATTAAGAGTACGTAACCAGGCTATTGGAGTAATTAAGAGTACGTAACTAGGGTATTGGAGTAATTAAGAGTACGTAACCAGGGTATTGGAGTAATTAAGAGTACGTAACCAGGGTATTGGAGTAATTAAGAGTACGTAACTAGGGTATTGGAGTAATTAAGAGTACGTAACCAGGGTATTGGAGTAATTAAGAGTACGTAACTAGGGTATTGGAGTAATTAAGAGTACGTAACCAGGGTATTGGAGTAATTAAGAGTACGTAACCAGGGTATTGGAGTAATTAAGAGTACGTAACTATGGTATTGGGGTAATTAAGAGTACGTAACTAGGGTATTGGGAGTAATTAAGAGTACGTAACTAGGGTATTGGAGTAATTAAGAGTACGTAACTATGGTATTGGGGTAATTAAGAGTACGTAACCAGGGTATTGGAGTAATTAAGAGTACGTAACCAGGGTATTGGAGTAATTAAGAGTACGTAACTATGGTATTGGGGTAATTAAGAGTACGTAACTAGGGTATTGGGAGTAATTAAGAGTACGTAACTAGGGTATTGGAGTAATTAAGAGTACGTAACTATGGTATTGGGGTAATTAAGAGTACGTAACTAGGCTATTGGAGTAATTAAGAGTACGTAACTATGGTATTGGGGTAATTAAGAGTACGTAACTAGGCTATTGGAGTAATTAAGAGTACGTAACTATG
The sequence above is a segment of the Salvelinus fontinalis isolate EN_2023a chromosome 15, ASM2944872v1, whole genome shotgun sequence genome. Coding sequences within it:
- the LOC129811220 gene encoding proline-rich protein HaeIII subfamily 1-like codes for the protein MLSGRPELQIARGPHRPTDAAGVYAIPGPNLDPSPPQGPNLDPSPPQGPNLDPSLPQGPNLDPSPPQGPNLDPSPPQGPNLDPSPPQGPNLDPSPPQGPNLDPSPPQGPNLDPSPPQGPNLDPSPPQGPNLDPSPPQGLNLDPSPPQGPNLDPSPPQGPNLDPSPPQGPNLDPSPLQSPNLDPSPPQGPNLDPSPLQSPNLDPSPPQGPNLDPSPPQGPNLDPSPPQGPNLDPSPPQGPNLDPSPPQGPNLDPSPPQGPNLDPSPPQGPNLDPSPPQGPNLDPSPPQGPNLDPSPPQEPKMDPSPPQSPNLAPSPLQGPNLDPSPPQGPNLDPSPPQGPNLDPSPPQSPNLDPSPPQSPNLDPSPPQSPNLDHSPLQSPNLDPSPPQSPNLAPSPPQGPNLDPSPLQSPNLDHSPLQSPNLDPSPLQSPNLDPSPLQSPNLDPSPLQSPNLDL